TCAGGAAGTCCTAGTCATCTTTAGCCATGACTTCTGGTCCGCCGAGATCAACAATCTGATCTCCAGGGTGGATTTCTGCCCTGTTCTGCAAGTGTTCTTTCCGTTCAGCATTCAGCTGTACCCTAGTGAGTTTCCGGGTAGTGACCCCCGAGATTGCCCCAGAGACCTAAAGAAGAATGCAGCTCTGAAGTTGGGGTGCATCAATGCCGAATACCCTGACTCCTTCGGCCATTACAGAGAGGccaaattctcacaaaccaaacaTCATTGGTGGTGGAAGCTGCATTTTGTATGGGAAAGAGTCAAAGTTCTTCAAGATTACACTGGCCTTATACTCTTCCTGGAAGAGGACCACTACTTAGCCCCAGACTTTTACCATGTCTTCAAAAAGATGTGGAAACTGAAGCAGCAGGAGTGTCCTGGGTGTGACGTCCTCTCTCTAGGGACCTACACCACCATTCGGAGTTTCTATGGCATTGCTGACAAAGTAGATGTGAAAACTTGGAAATCGACAGAGCACAATATGGGGCTAGCCTTGACCCGAGATGCATATCAGAAGCTTATCGAATGCACGGACACTTTCTGTACTTACGATGATTATAACTGGGACTGGACTCTTCAATATTTGACTCTAGCTTGTCTTCCTAAAATCTGGAAAGTCCTAGTTCCTCAGGCTCCTAGGATTTTTCATGCTGGAGACTGTGGTATGCATCACAAGAAAACATGTAGGCCATCCACCCAGAGTGCCCAAATTGAGTCATTATTAAATAGCAACAAACAATACATGTTTCCGGAAACTCTAGTTATCGGTGAGAAGTTTCCTATGGCAGCCATTTCCCCACCTAGGAAAAATGGAGGGTGGGGAGATATTAGGGACCATGAACTCTGTAAAAGTTATAGAAGACtgcagtgaggaaaaaaaaaaatcacaattgcAAAAGCAAAAGTGACAGtcttctattttttatatttgtctcaATGGGATATACAACTGAATAAAGGTACAGGAACCGGCCTCTGCTTTAATACATAAACTTCTTGTAAAAGGTGTCCAGATACATAGTAATCCTTTTCAGTTAGGACTGATTAAAATTTCaaactgaaaatttcattttgggACTTgggttttaaaattcagtctatCTGCTTAAAAGTAATGATTAGATTATtgataaaaaagaaaggggaaattttatttaaatcacatCTGTTAATCTTTTTATCTAAAACTTTGTATACTTTTCCActttcaaaagttattttaagtatagcaagatttatttaaaactgtCAACAACAGTAAAAAGTATTACAATGAAATCACTAGAGtatttctgggacagacccagtttcACTATTGACAGTTATTAGAAAGGAATCATTTGACTGGTTCAAAAAGTTTTAAGTTTGTTAAGCACCCTGTTGGAAGAGTCATTTTCAGTATTACTGATTCCTGTGCTATTGTGTTAAGATTTGCCTGTGCTTTCAACATACATATTACATGATATCTTTTGGAATGTATTTGATTAATAAGGAAGTTGAAGCAATGTTTTCACCTCAATGTAGAAATAcagtggttttgattttttttttttagtgctgccaaaataaaatactcattttttgCATAAAATTCCCTAATCATTTTGCAGAATCTTCTATTTGTATCAATAAAGACATTCTGGAAGTTTTGAGAATGAGCATTACATCTTAATATTTTCTAGCTATACATTGTATGAGTTTAAAGTGAAGCCTGTTCATGACAGTGCATTCACTTAGGAAAAAATTATTTGACTCTCAAATTAGCCAGGCATAGATAATGAGCAATAAGAAAAGCTGCTGCCTACAGGAAGTACTGCCTAAACTGTTTTTGAAGGCCAGAAATGATACAAAGTTCAGTTTTGCCAAGGTACAGCAAAACTGGTGCCAACTGTGACGGAGATACTTTTAAAAGTACAGTCACAGAAGTAAGAAGCTTACTTTTCcgtgatgattaaaaaaaattacggAGGACTCATTTCTGTGTAAAGAAGGCTGTTGATCTTGAACCAGACTCATActagaaatgtgtgtgttttcaaggtgAAGCAAAGTTGCCTGGTTTTTGGCTTTTGAAATGTTTTACCACATGtatcttgtgtgcatgtgtgggtgtgcacgtgTGTTGGTGGTGAATGCTGAAGGTCAGAGGATGTTGGTTCCTCCCTGTGAGTCTCGGGCAGGCACTTTGGTGGCAGGTACCTttaccactgaactgtctctctctttgcttgTTTAAAGATTGGTTTGTGTGCGCGCTCTGGCTGGCCTTGTGTTAATAACCCTCCCACTTCTGCCttcagctgggattacagagctGTTTGCATGCAACGCAAGGGCTGTACCCCAAGCTATATATACTCCAAGTGCATAATGTTCAATATTGTATGGGGAGAGATGTAAATCCCTTCTCCAGGATTTACACTCCTATATAGTATCTTAACCTGCTATCACCAGttcaaaggacaaaagaaagtGGTTTCCAGGAGTGTTCAAAGGCTAATCATCAGTAGCCTTGTCTGAAACAGAACTAGATAGCTCATGGCCTTTGGACTAGTGATGACATCCACAGAGATttcttccatttatattttttatatattttttctttctggtctaaAATACTTTGTGAGAAATAACCCCACAAATGTTTGGATCTCCTCTTTTGCCTCATTTTAGGAGTTATAAATTGATTCAAAAATAGCTGGTTTTGATATAAAAGGCAATTTTTCTGTCAGAACAAATGgccaggtttctttttcttttctgtttttttttttaaattcctgtgctaaatttattgtgtgtattttgtctgcatgtgtctctgtgtaccacctgtggaggtcagagggcattgGCTCCTCAGGGACTGGAGTTAACacatagttgtgagctgctaggtgggtgctggaaattgaaccaggATCCCCTCAAGGAGCAGCTAGCATTAacaaccgagccatctctccaacctctttaggaattttaaacattctttaaaaccaaaagatgtttttattttttttatttttattattattattattattatttttttttttttttttttggttttttcgagacagggtttctctgtgtagccctggctgtcctggaactcactctgtagaccaggctggcctccaactcagaaatccacctNNNNNNNNNNNNNNNNNNNNNNNNNNNNNNNNNNNNNNNNNNNNNNNNNNNNNNNNNNNNNNNNNNNNNNNNNNNNNNNNNNNNNNNNNNNNNNNNNNNNNNNNNNNNNNNNNNNNNNNNNNNNNNNNNNNNNNNNNNNNNNNNNNNNNNNNNNNNNNNNNNNNNNNNNNNNNNNNNNNNNNNNNNNNNNNNNNNNNNNNNNNNNNNNNNNNNNNNNNNNNNNNNNNNNNNNNNNNNNNNNNNNNNNNNNNNNNNNNNNNNNNNNNNNNNNNNNNNNNNNNNNNNNNNNNNNNNNNNNNNNNNNNNNNNNNNNNNNNNNNNNNNNNNNNNNNNNNNNNNNNNNNNNNNNNNNNNNNNNNNNNNNNNNNNNNNNNNNNNNNNNNNNNNNNNNNNNNNNNNNNNNNNNNNNNNNNNNNNNNNNNNNNNNNNNNNNNNNNNNNNNNNNNNNNNNNNNNNNNNNNNNNNNNNNNNNNNNNNNNNNNNNNNNNNNNNNNNNNNNNNNNNNNNNNNNNNNNNNNNNNNNNNNNNNNNNNNNNNNNNNNNNNNNNNNNNNNNNNNNNNNNNNNNNNNNNNNNNNNNNNNNNNNNNNNNNNNNNNNNNNNNNNNNNNNNNNNNNNNNNNNNNNNNNNNNNNNNNNNNNNNNNNNNNNNNNNNNNNNNNNNNNNNNNNNNNNNNNNNNNNNNNNNNNNNNNNNNNNNNNNNNNNNNNNNNNNNNNNNNNNNNNNNNNNNNNNNNNNNNNNNNNNNNNNNaactcactttgtagaccaggctggcctcgaactcagaaatccgcctgcctctgcctcctgagtgctgggattaaaggcgtgcgccaccacgcccagcctaccCCAAATTATCTTAAAGTATATATGTGACTTTTATGAAAATTGGTGCAAAAGTAGCTAAGTTTCATTTCTACTGGTTTAGATCATTATCTGTTAGTAGAGTTCTTCCCCTtcttaaaaatctatttccaacATATATATTTTGGAACATATGTGAACAAATTTTAGGATTGTATTCCTCTTATCATATTCCATTTAATTGCATTCTTGAGAATGTAGGTAACCATAACTCAGTGAatctttattttgaaactttaatATAAAAACCAAATGAACACACACCCAGGATATACTTGTAGTCCCAACCTCAGAAACTCAGGCAGGAAGACTTTGAGGGTAGGCCAGGCTACATAGGGAATACAGAACCAACCTAGGTCTCATAACTAAGGGGCCAGACAGATGACTTCccaccaagactgatgacctgggtttaatcccagAGACACACTGTCTTCTGCCTTCCATATGCACGTGATGACCCTTGTCTCCACACATCTCCATGACTccaaatggtttttctttttattagatattttctttatttacatttcaaatgttatctccttttctagttttccctccgaaaatcccctactCCCCCCaataaatttttaagaagaatactttgagaaaaatcacaaatattttctcttaaggAAACTATTCAAGAAAAATATCTCCaggggttattttttaaaaagacatggtctcatgtagcctaggctggcccctAGTTCATTATGTAGCTGAGCCTGACCTGAACTGACTGACCATCAGGGTCCTGTGCTAGCATTGGGATTGCTGCCAGCCTAAATGTTTGGTTTTACATCAATTAAAAAACCCAAAGAACCTGTCTTAGGTCccaatttttttttactcaacttttaaatttcaaaattacatCAGTCTAAATCATATAGCAAGGGATTCTGAAAATTGAATGCACAGTGAGTCGTGTGGTCTCTAATAATCTGCACACTACCATCCTGCATATTCGTCTCTTTTATAGTGTCAAAGTCAGGTATGTTTTGAACTACAGTTTTGTTCAGTAATGAAGACAGGTGGtctccatctatttttttttctttagatattactggttcttttatattttccttttcctcagcCGAGTAGGTAGTACTGCTTTCTCTTATAAACTCAGGATCCATTTTTGCCTCTGGTTGCAGCGGTTTTCCAGACAGTACTTGAGGAACATCAGGACAGCTGTGTTGCAGGTCCACAGCTGAACTGTAAGTGTTTCTTTTTAGTGCTTCAACTGCTACAGATGAATCCGAATCAGCTGGAGAGGTGGTAGGATGTTCAGtggtttctttttcattcagAGGATATCCTTTTTTgactcctttttccttcccttgaaGCCCATCAGGATCACTACATTCTTGGAACTGTGTCAAGAGAAATAGCAAATTAGTAATTGTTTGAAGCAACAGAATTGAATCAATTGAAAAGCAAATTGAATCATagtttttacatgtgtgtatgtgtagtgggGAGGGATGTTCAGAGGTGAAAGAATTTTCTGGAGGTAGTTTTCTCTTTACATGGTTTCAGCAAGCACctgtacctactgagccatctcaacctCAAACtaaattcaatttttctttaaaaaaaattttttttaaaagatttatttattatgtatacagtgttctgcctgcatgtatgcctgcaggccagaagagggcaccagatctcagtATAGATGGTTAtggtggttgctaggaattaaacttaGGACCTCTCGAAGAGctaagagtcagtgctcttaatttctgagccatctcttcagcccttatatgtatttttagacagggtctggCTTGGAACTGAGATCTGCCTGAAATTAAGCCACAATGACTGGCGGCTTTGATTTTCTAATTAAATTCTTTCAGGtaagactggagaaatggtttagcAGTTAGGAACGCCTGCTGGGAAGATCAGGTTCAGTTACCAGCATCCACGTGGCAGgttgccccacccccagcacacatGTTAtagcacgtgtgtgtatgtatatatacatgctgacaaaacactgatatacacataaaataaaaatttacatgcgcatttcttttctctctctctctctctctctctctctctctctctctcatagtctagaatagtttattcagggcatggggaggggagttaagagggtaggagagaaagagaaaggcagagagggagagagtagagaattagaggccagccatgaccacggggagagggggaagggaaggagggagagagcaagagagagctgtctctctctctcttgagacaaggtttctctacacatccctggctgtcctggaactccccgtgtggagatcaggctggcctgcccctgcctcctgaattctaggattaaaggcctgcactactaaggctggttaaaaaaaaaattttttttttttNNNNNNNNNNNNNNNNNNNNNNNNNNNNNNNNNNNNNNNNNNNNNNNNNNNNNNNNNNNNNNNNNNNNNNNNNNNNNNNNNNNNNNNNNNNNNNNNNNNNNNNNNNNNNNNNNNNNNNNNNNNNNNNNNNNNNNNNNNNNNNNNNNNNNNNNNNNNNNNNNNNNNNNNNNNNNNNNNNNNNNNNNNNNNNNNNNNNNNNNNNNNNNNNNNNNNNNNNNNNNNNNNNNNNNNNNNNNNNNNNNNNNNNNNNNNNNNNNNNNNNNNNNNNNNNNNNNNNNNNNNNNNNNNNNNNNNNNNNNNNNNNNNNNNNNNNNNNNNNNNNNNNNNNNNNNNNNNNNNNNNNNNNNNNNNNNNNNNNNNNNNNNNNNNNNNNNNNNNNNNNNNNNNNNNNNNNNNNNNNNNNNNNNNNNNNNNNNNNNNNNNNNNNNNNNNNNNNNNNNNNNNNNNNNNNNNNNNNNNNNNNNNNNNNNNNNNNNNNNNNNNNNNNNNNNNNNNNNNNNNNNNNNNNNNNNNNNNNNNNNNNNNNNNNNNNNNNNNNNNNNNNNNNNNNNNNNNNNNNNNNNNNNNNNNNNNNNNNNNNNNNNNNNNNNNNNNNNNNNNNNNNNNNNNNNNNNNNNNNNNNNNNNNNNNNNNNNNNNNNNNNNNNNNNNNNNNNNNNNNNNNNNNNNNNNNNNNNNNNNNNNtacacagagaaaccctgtcttgaaaacaaacaaacaaacaaacaaaaaatctatcCTTCtaaaaatcag
Above is a genomic segment from Mus pahari chromosome 7, PAHARI_EIJ_v1.1, whole genome shotgun sequence containing:
- the Mgat2 gene encoding alpha-1,6-mannosyl-glycoprotein 2-beta-N-acetylglucosaminyltransferase, which encodes MRFRIYKRKVLILTLVVAACGFVLWSSNGRQRKSDALGPPLLDAEPVRGAGHLAVSVGIRRGSNESAAPLVPAVPRPEVDNLTLRYRSLVYQLNFDQMLRNVGNDGTWSPGELVLVVQVHNRPEYLRLLIDSLRKAQGIQEVLVIFSHDFWSAEINNLISRVDFCPVLQVFFPFSIQLYPSEFPGSDPRDCPRDLKKNAALKLGCINAEYPDSFGHYREAKFSQTKHHWWWKLHFVWERVKVLQDYTGLILFLEEDHYLAPDFYHVFKKMWKLKQQECPGCDVLSLGTYTTIRSFYGIADKVDVKTWKSTEHNMGLALTRDAYQKLIECTDTFCTYDDYNWDWTLQYLTLACLPKIWKVLVPQAPRIFHAGDCGMHHKKTCRPSTQSAQIESLLNSNKQYMFPETLVIGEKFPMAAISPPRKNGGWGDIRDHELCKSYRRLQ